Proteins from a single region of Candidatus Zixiibacteriota bacterium:
- a CDS encoding efflux RND transporter periplasmic adaptor subunit — protein sequence MRTVRIVSLLGLVLAVFAIGYWLGRTAPGSDEPAASHAAAQSSPAAMEGHDMSGGAVGVRPERQQLVGIRTAVAEIRPLARKIRTVGIVTYDETKVAQVFSKVDGWVDKLFVNYTGKLVKKGEPLFAFYSPDLVSTQEEYLLALKAEETLGSSSLKEISRGSASLLQAARRRLALWDITDDQIAALEKNGKPQTTLTFHSPISGFVLKKDVFQGMKVMPDKELYTIADLSRVWVNADVYEYELGAVRPGQKATISLSYFPGRTFTGRVSWISPVLDEKTRTAKVRLEFPNPDYALKPEMYANVEIEIPAGRKLAVPVEAVLDSGVRKVVFLDKGEGRFQPVEVKTGARFDGYYEVLSGLEAGERIIASANFLLDSESRLHEAMGAMAGMPDMEMGGGPQAAPAAAGPAEKKAGGLNLSLETRPAKPKLGENVVRLTVRDAKGNPVQDAVVRITAVMNMPGMAPLKTTARHVNGGVYEATVSFAMAGGWDLVVVVERSGQKPIQEKFTITAQ from the coding sequence ATGAGAACCGTGAGGATAGTGAGTCTTTTGGGTTTGGTGCTGGCGGTTTTCGCCATCGGATACTGGCTCGGTCGTACAGCTCCGGGAAGCGATGAACCTGCTGCGTCTCACGCGGCGGCGCAGTCCAGTCCCGCGGCGATGGAAGGACACGACATGTCCGGTGGGGCGGTGGGCGTGAGACCCGAGCGGCAACAGCTGGTCGGAATACGCACGGCTGTCGCTGAAATCCGTCCGCTCGCTCGGAAGATCCGGACCGTGGGGATCGTGACCTACGATGAGACCAAGGTGGCTCAAGTGTTCAGCAAGGTTGATGGATGGGTGGACAAGCTCTTCGTCAACTACACGGGCAAGCTCGTGAAGAAGGGCGAGCCTCTTTTTGCCTTCTACAGCCCCGATCTCGTCTCGACCCAGGAGGAGTATCTCCTTGCGTTGAAAGCGGAGGAGACCTTGGGCTCGAGCTCCCTGAAAGAGATCAGCAGGGGATCGGCGTCGCTTTTGCAGGCTGCCCGGCGCAGGCTCGCTTTGTGGGACATAACCGACGACCAAATCGCGGCGCTGGAGAAAAACGGCAAGCCGCAGACCACTCTCACGTTTCATTCCCCGATCAGCGGGTTCGTTCTCAAGAAAGACGTTTTTCAAGGGATGAAGGTCATGCCGGACAAGGAACTGTACACGATCGCCGATCTTTCCAGGGTCTGGGTCAACGCCGACGTCTACGAGTACGAGCTCGGCGCGGTCCGACCGGGCCAGAAGGCGACGATCAGCCTTTCGTATTTTCCCGGGCGAACGTTCACCGGGCGCGTCTCTTGGATCTCTCCCGTGCTGGACGAGAAAACCCGCACCGCAAAGGTGCGGCTGGAATTTCCGAACCCGGACTACGCTCTCAAGCCGGAAATGTACGCCAACGTGGAGATCGAAATACCGGCGGGCCGGAAGCTGGCCGTTCCGGTGGAAGCAGTTCTCGATTCCGGTGTCAGAAAAGTCGTCTTTCTCGACAAAGGCGAAGGCCGGTTCCAGCCGGTCGAGGTCAAGACGGGAGCCAGGTTCGACGGATATTACGAAGTTCTCTCAGGTCTCGAGGCGGGCGAGCGCATCATCGCGAGCGCGAATTTCTTGCTGGATTCAGAAAGCCGACTGCACGAGGCGATGGGGGCAATGGCCGGCATGCCCGATATGGAGATGGGGGGCGGGCCGCAGGCTGCCCCGGCCGCTGCCGGCCCGGCGGAGAAAAAAGCAGGGGGCCTGAACCTGTCTCTTGAAACCCGACCCGCAAAACCGAAGCTCGGGGAAAACGTGGTGCGATTGACGGTTCGCGACGCCAAGGGGAACCCCGTGCAGGACGCCGTGGTGCGAATCACCGCCGTCATGAACATGCCCGGAATGGCCCCGCTAAAGACGACGGCGAGGCACGTCAATGGCGGCGTTTACGAGGCGACCGTGAGCTTCGCCATGGCGGGAGGATGGGACCTCGTCGTAGTGGTGGAGCGCAGCGGGCAAAAACCGATTCAGGAGAAGTTTACCATCACGGCTCAGTAG